Proteins encoded together in one Anopheles darlingi chromosome 3, idAnoDarlMG_H_01, whole genome shotgun sequence window:
- the LOC125954573 gene encoding uncharacterized protein LOC125954573 isoform X1, producing MGEVGANATETTASELKENGELNGGTTLAAEAVAAAAAAATGTTGTDAAAIVLQKTKKVVDSKGIENASIEKDAGAGEGKEKLDDRQPKDSAVEQTEKANAEDQASNAGEMLEKKGRRQAKPAAEESSAVPLATLSSEKKANADDDCDENEDGSDAQQAGTALQKETSKQTTSKRQRSNSSSSGSIEKDDTSKIQKKQQAGGAESSNGSVNGDGVSGSSQADDRRRTEAEATGGVIELDLDDTIPEEEEPMEVDETTEKEKKTGGGGTEGQPNGKSAEVDRNQSKAVVAVERTKEGEKEAETTTVSSTVTNGHQKANEPSTVAVAKSAVDGARATEEPMEQDEEEDEDDEDDDKPVSINSDSDGEEQQQPKPKVNEPVKKDEGAKPSAGLIAGGVGVLNPAAAAAAANGVVPNADNRQQQNGDCDGDVTILSDKEEDCVVIEDDDMDGEEVAGGASAPQLPPTATTPLSLISSRRSKARRSAIAPSSPMVAITPVGIAAAQHQQHSSGHHESSDDEDDDIQEIIEDPLSTPSIPMAHSRSSGSLSMGSPIGSAGGFTAAGAYKPQKSLLMNSTAAAGKDQAPKLLLIDTNTIDGGAGAGRSTIGAAGGLTGAGNSVSLLANSKTHNSTISGGSMATVGMSAVGQNVPFNATTLGNSRSLLNSATGGGTAGAFQKNAALAPVTPLLPALTDDMFVLEAPSFIVPYIYEKPPVDNLRDIVDDLEAKIKEMRKKLEEETGASGGGSAEQKAAAAASAAGSALAAEDASKKDAASAAVDANEAAEQKDTTDSKKRKRPVNDDDDDEWDELDTSTDDEASDEEQKTKVLIKEAKADIETIKEHIISPSEKDDSGSGGTGSGGVGGDASKKSENYFENPLGKFFMNIGINLVQEFVQTDLLRQQKRKRDREGKPSPSTQLAINSLMKNLEQSKENNKPYKFEMKRCEYCPFRSESALVMAHHYETPHMRNFIYKCNFCSYETRPPHDILYHMEAVHNIKGRMEKALSYHHCPNCPFEDNGKSKLARHAVACAKKFRPEINLNPPMDWEPPAKIPRIKPKHGLVGTATAYQAMTAQQQKNLALANQQRINQVQQHQTVQHLTQQQQQQHLTAHQLQQQQQSLQSLTAAQQQQLVNAGLNSVNLANLSPAAAAQAAALRGRMVGGNIGAGIGGTGMTGGRAPSIISSPTGISSAGTTAGMRGAGGGGLGNVGVNAAAAAVAASAALRNTLVGAGMVIPNNLQLSASALAAAAAAGGFTKYAPNSISAGRSLLANTNASITIQNATGMKSTKAAAQPPSISITPLPRQSSSNNSSAAAANMTNIAGALSKLQAQGTSAVKPGQSPTGGGKTAFVVCEICDGYIKDLDQLRNHMQWIHKVKIHPKMIYNRPPLNCQKCQYRFFTDQGLERHLLGSHGLVTSSMQEAANKGKDAGRCPVCGRVYQWKLLNHVSRDHNMTLKPAHLSYKCTVCTATFGMYKQFESHVYSAHSTVAKKSVDGKSKGGGGGGGGGGGGGGGSGMQQSATNLSTTGDRSGATSSRGGGSSGFVGSGDSLLKPLKINDEITIIPQPSSNKIVKTIDLESHIID from the exons ATGGGTGAGGTCGGTGCCAACGCCACGGAAACGACGGCCAGCGAGCtgaaggaaaatggagagTTGAACGGTGGTACCACATTAgctgcagaagcagtagcagcagcagcagcagcagcaacagggacGACAGGGACAGATGCTGCAGCGATAGTGCTGCAGAAGACAAAGAAGGTTGTCGATAGCAAGGGGATTGAAAATGCTAGTATCGAGAAAGATGCTGGGGCAGGCGAGGGGAAAGAAAAGCTGGATGATCGACAGCCAAAGGACAGTGCAGTGGAGCAAACGGAGAAGGCGAATGCTGAGGATCAGGCCAGTAATGCTGGCGAGATGCTAGAGAAAAAAGGACGTCGCCAGGCCAAGCCAGCAGCTGAGGAATCCTCGGCGGTCCCGCTTGCGACGCTATCTAGTGAGAAGAAGGCGAATGcagacgacgactgcgacgaaAATGAGGACGGTTCGGATGCCCAGCAGGCGGGGACTGCGTTGCAAAAGGAAACGTCAAAGCAGACGACCAGCAAACGTCAGCgtagtaacagtagcagcagcggcagcatagAGAAGGACGATACGAGCAAGATCCAGAAGAAACAGcaggctggtggtgctgaaagCAGCAACGGTTCTGTGAATGGTGACGGTGTTTCTGGTTCCTCGCAGGCGGACGACCGGCGGAGAACGGAGGCCGAAGCTACTGGCGGTGTGATAGAGCTCGATCTGGACGATACCATACCCGAGGAGGAAGAACCGATGGAGGTGGACGAAACgacggaaaaggagaagaaaacgggCGGGGGTGGTACGGAGGGGCAGCCGAATGGCAAGAGCGCGGAAGTGGACCGGAACCAATCCAaagcggtggtagcggtggaaAGAACCAAAGAAGGcgagaaggaagcggaaacgaCAACGGTTTCCAGTACCGTCACCAATGGACACCAGAAGGCCAACGAACCTagcaccgtcgccgtcgctaaGTCCGCTGTCGATGGTGCAAGAGCAACGGAGGAGCCTATGGAGcaggacgaagaggaagacgaggatgatgaagacgacgacaagcCTGTGAGCATTAACTCAGATTCCGATGGtgaggagcaacagcagccgaaACCAAAAGTGAACGAGCCTGTGAAGAAGGATGAAGGGGCCAAGCCATCGGCGGGATTGATTGCCGGTGGAGTAGGTGTCCTCAatcccgccgccgccgccgcagccgccaacGGTGTCGTTCCTAACGCAgacaaccggcagcaacagaacgGTGACTGTGATGGAGATGTTACGATATTGAGTGACAAGGAGGAGGACTGTGTCGTCATAGAGGATGACGATATGGACGGAGAGgaggttgctggtggtgcatcaGCACCACAACTACCGCCTACTGCAACGACGCCACTTTCGCTCATCTCGTCGCGGCGAAGCAAAGCGAGACGATCGGCGATAGCACCTTCGTCGCCCATGGTCGCCATCACACCAGTCGGTATCGCAGCGGCccaacatcaacagcacagCTCTGGCCACCATGAATCGtcggatgatgaggatgatgatataCAAGAGATCATAGAGGATCCCCTTTCGACGCCGTCCATCCCAATGGCTCACTCGCGTAGCTCCGGCTCGTTATCCATGGGTAGTCCTATTGGTTCGGCCGGTGGTTTTACAGCAGCCGGTGCGTACAAACCCCAAAAGTCTCTGCTCATGAACAGCACGGCGGCCGCAGGTAAAGATCAGGCCCccaagctgctgctcattGACACGAACACtatcgatggtggtgccggcgcTGGTCGGTCAAcgatcggtgctgctggtgggctaACCGGAGCAGGCAACAGTGTATCGTTGCTAGCTAACTCGAAAACGCACAACAGCACAATTAGTGGCGGTTCCATGGCAACGGTCGGTATGTCGGCAGTGGGCCAAAATGTTCCCTTCAACGCCACAACCTTGGGTAATTCACGCAGCTTGCTGAACAGCGCTACCGGCGGTGGTACGGCCGGTGCATTCCAGAAAAATGCAGCACTTGCCCCGGTCACTCCCCTGTTACCGGCACTGACGGACGATATGTTCGTGCTGGAAGCACCCTCGTTCATCGTGCCGTACATCTACGAGAAACCACCGGTCGACAATCTGCGCGATATCGTGGACGATCTTGAGGCAAAGATTAAGGAAATGCGTAAAAAGCTGGAGGAAGAGACTGGtgcaagtggtggtggtagtgccgaACAGAAGGCTGCCGCAGCTGCTTCCGCAGCCGGGTCAGCGTTGGCGGCAGAGGATGCCAGCAAAAAGGATGCTGCAAGCGCTGCAGTGGATGCGAACGAAGCCGCCGAACAGAAGGATACCACGGATAGCAAGAAGCGGAAACGGCCCGtgaatgacgacgatgatgacgagtgGGACGAGCTGGATACGTCGACTGACGATGAGGCGTCGGACGAGGAGCAAAAGACGAAGGTACTGATCAAGGAGGCCAAGGCGGATATCGAAACGATCAAGGAGCACATCATATCACCCAGCGAGAAGGACGATAGTGGGTCCGGTGGAACCGGCAGTGGCGGAGTGGGCGGAGATGCTAGCAAAAAGTCGGAAAACTATTTCGAAAACCCACTCGGCAAGTTCTTCATGAACATTGGCATCAATCTGGTGCAGGAGTTTGTGCAGACGGATCTGCTACGGCAGCAAAAGCGAAAGCGTGATCGTGAGGGTAAACCGTCGCCGAGTACGCAGCTCGCGATCAACTCGCTGATGAAGAACCTGGAACAGAGCAAGGAGAACAACAAGCCGTACAAGTTCGAGATGAAGCGGTGCGAGTACTGTCCGTTCCGATCCGAGTCGGCGCTGGTGATGGCGCACCATTACGAGACACCGCACATGCGCAACTTCATCTACAAATGTAACTTCTGCTCGTACGAGACGAGGCCACCGCACGACATCCTCTATCACATGGAGGCGGTGCACAACATTAAGGGTCGCATGGAGAAGGCCCTGTCGTACCACCACTGTCCGAACTGCCCGTTCGAGGACAACGGCAAGTCGAAGCTGGCGCGGCACGCGGTCGCATGCGCTAAAAAGTTCCGGCCCGAGATTAATCTCAATCCACCGATGGACTGGGAACCACCAGCCAAGATACCGCGCATCAAACCGAAACACGGACTAGTCGGTACGGCAACGGCCTATCAG GCAATGACCGCCCAGCAACAGAAGAATCTTGCCCTTGCCAACCAACAGCGCATTAatcaggtgcagcagcaccaaacggTGCAGCATCtgacgcagcaacagcagcaacagcacctgaCCGCCcaccagctacagcaacagcagcaatcgctgcAATCATTGACCgctgcccagcagcagcagctagtgaaCGCCGGACTGAATAGCGTTAATCTGGCCAACCTATcgccagccgccgccgcccaaGCGGCCGCCCTACGTGGGCGCATGGTTGGTGGTAATATCGGGGCCGGTATCGGTGGCACCGGTATGACCGGTGGCCGTGCACCGTCCATCATTTCGTCACCGACAGGCATCTCGTCGGCCGGAACTACCGCTGGCATGCggggtgccggtggtggtggtctaggCAACGTTGGAGTCAATGCGGCAGCCGCGGCCGTCGCTGCTTCGGCCGCCCTACGCAACACACTGGTCGGTGCCGGAATGGTAATACCCAATAACCTCCAGCTGTCGGCATCGGCACTAGCTGCTGCCGCGGCCGCTGGTGGATTTACTAAATACGCGCCG AATTCAATCAGCGCCGGAAGATCCCTTCTTGCCAATACCAACGCCTCTATCACAATTCAG AATGCTACCGGTATGAAGTCAACGAAGGCAGCTGCACAACCGCCCAGTATTTCGATTACCCCGCTACCGCGCCAATCGTCCTCAAACAACAGCAGTGCGGCCGCGGCAAACATGACGAATATTGCCGGTGCCCTGTCGAAGCTGCAGGCCCAAGGTACGTCTGCCGTAAAACCTGGCCAAAGcccaaccggtggtggcaAGACCGCGTTTGTGGTTTGCGAAATCTGCGACGGTTACATTAAGGATCTGGACCAGCTGCGCAACCACATGCAGTGGATACACAAAGTGAAG ATACATCCCAAGATGATCTACAATCGGCCACCGCTCAATTGCCAAAAGTGTCAGTATCGCTTCTTCACCGATCAGGGTCTCGAGCGCCATCTGCTCGGTTCGCACGGGCTCGTAACGAGCTCGATGCAGGAGGCAGCCAACAAGGGCAAGGATGCGGGCCGCTGTCCTGTGTGTGGAAGG GTGTACCAATGGAAGCTGTTAAACCACGTCTCGCGTGATCACAACATGACGCTAAAACCTGCCCACCTGTCGTACAAATGTACCGTCTGCACAGCCACCTTCGGCATGTACAAGCAGTTCGAGAGCCACGTCTACTCGGCGCACAGCACCGTCGCCAAGAAATCAGTCGACGGCAAGAGtaaaggaggtggtggtggtggtggtggtggtggtggtggtggtggtggaagcggaATGCAGCAAAGTGCTACGAACCTTTCGACCACAGGAGACCGCAGCGGTGCGACGTCTTCGCGCGGTGGCGGATCCAGTGGATTCGTCGGTAGTGGAGATTCGCTGCTGAAACCTCTCAAGATCAACGACGAAATTACGATCATCCCGCAGCCGAGCTCCAACAAAATAGTTAAAACGATCGACTTGGAAAGCCACATAATAG ATTAA
- the LOC125954573 gene encoding uncharacterized protein LOC125954573 isoform X2, whose amino-acid sequence MGEVGANATETTASELKENGELNGGTTLAAEAVAAAAAAATGTTGTDAAAIVLQKTKKVVDSKGIENASIEKDAGAGEGKEKLDDRQPKDSAVEQTEKANAEDQASNAGEMLEKKGRRQAKPAAEESSAVPLATLSSEKKANADDDCDENEDGSDAQQAGTALQKETSKQTTSKRQRSNSSSSGSIEKDDTSKIQKKQQAGGAESSNGSVNGDGVSGSSQADDRRRTEAEATGGVIELDLDDTIPEEEEPMEVDETTEKEKKTGGGGTEGQPNGKSAEVDRNQSKAVVAVERTKEGEKEAETTTVSSTVTNGHQKANEPSTVAVAKSAVDGARATEEPMEQDEEEDEDDEDDDKPVSINSDSDGEEQQQPKPKVNEPVKKDEGAKPSAGLIAGGVGVLNPAAAAAAANGVVPNADNRQQQNGDCDGDVTILSDKEEDCVVIEDDDMDGEEVAGGASAPQLPPTATTPLSLISSRRSKARRSAIAPSSPMVAITPVGIAAAQHQQHSSGHHESSDDEDDDIQEIIEDPLSTPSIPMAHSRSSGSLSMGSPIGSAGGFTAAGAYKPQKSLLMNSTAAAGKDQAPKLLLIDTNTIDGGAGAGRSTIGAAGGLTGAGNSVSLLANSKTHNSTISGGSMATVGMSAVGQNVPFNATTLGNSRSLLNSATGGGTAGAFQKNAALAPVTPLLPALTDDMFVLEAPSFIVPYIYEKPPVDNLRDIVDDLEAKIKEMRKKLEEETGASGGGSAEQKAAAAASAAGSALAAEDASKKDAASAAVDANEAAEQKDTTDSKKRKRPVNDDDDDEWDELDTSTDDEASDEEQKTKVLIKEAKADIETIKEHIISPSEKDDSGSGGTGSGGVGGDASKKSENYFENPLGKFFMNIGINLVQEFVQTDLLRQQKRKRDREGKPSPSTQLAINSLMKNLEQSKENNKPYKFEMKRCEYCPFRSESALVMAHHYETPHMRNFIYKCNFCSYETRPPHDILYHMEAVHNIKGRMEKALSYHHCPNCPFEDNGKSKLARHAVACAKKFRPEINLNPPMDWEPPAKIPRIKPKHGLVGTATAYQAMTAQQQKNLALANQQRINQVQQHQTVQHLTQQQQQQHLTAHQLQQQQQSLQSLTAAQQQQLVNAGLNSVNLANLSPAAAAQAAALRGRMVGGNIGAGIGGTGMTGGRAPSIISSPTGISSAGTTAGMRGAGGGGLGNVGVNAAAAAVAASAALRNTLVGAGMVIPNNLQLSASALAAAAAAGGFTKYAPNATGMKSTKAAAQPPSISITPLPRQSSSNNSSAAAANMTNIAGALSKLQAQGTSAVKPGQSPTGGGKTAFVVCEICDGYIKDLDQLRNHMQWIHKVKIHPKMIYNRPPLNCQKCQYRFFTDQGLERHLLGSHGLVTSSMQEAANKGKDAGRCPVCGRVYQWKLLNHVSRDHNMTLKPAHLSYKCTVCTATFGMYKQFESHVYSAHSTVAKKSVDGKSKGGGGGGGGGGGGGGGSGMQQSATNLSTTGDRSGATSSRGGGSSGFVGSGDSLLKPLKINDEITIIPQPSSNKIVKTIDLESHIID is encoded by the exons ATGGGTGAGGTCGGTGCCAACGCCACGGAAACGACGGCCAGCGAGCtgaaggaaaatggagagTTGAACGGTGGTACCACATTAgctgcagaagcagtagcagcagcagcagcagcagcaacagggacGACAGGGACAGATGCTGCAGCGATAGTGCTGCAGAAGACAAAGAAGGTTGTCGATAGCAAGGGGATTGAAAATGCTAGTATCGAGAAAGATGCTGGGGCAGGCGAGGGGAAAGAAAAGCTGGATGATCGACAGCCAAAGGACAGTGCAGTGGAGCAAACGGAGAAGGCGAATGCTGAGGATCAGGCCAGTAATGCTGGCGAGATGCTAGAGAAAAAAGGACGTCGCCAGGCCAAGCCAGCAGCTGAGGAATCCTCGGCGGTCCCGCTTGCGACGCTATCTAGTGAGAAGAAGGCGAATGcagacgacgactgcgacgaaAATGAGGACGGTTCGGATGCCCAGCAGGCGGGGACTGCGTTGCAAAAGGAAACGTCAAAGCAGACGACCAGCAAACGTCAGCgtagtaacagtagcagcagcggcagcatagAGAAGGACGATACGAGCAAGATCCAGAAGAAACAGcaggctggtggtgctgaaagCAGCAACGGTTCTGTGAATGGTGACGGTGTTTCTGGTTCCTCGCAGGCGGACGACCGGCGGAGAACGGAGGCCGAAGCTACTGGCGGTGTGATAGAGCTCGATCTGGACGATACCATACCCGAGGAGGAAGAACCGATGGAGGTGGACGAAACgacggaaaaggagaagaaaacgggCGGGGGTGGTACGGAGGGGCAGCCGAATGGCAAGAGCGCGGAAGTGGACCGGAACCAATCCAaagcggtggtagcggtggaaAGAACCAAAGAAGGcgagaaggaagcggaaacgaCAACGGTTTCCAGTACCGTCACCAATGGACACCAGAAGGCCAACGAACCTagcaccgtcgccgtcgctaaGTCCGCTGTCGATGGTGCAAGAGCAACGGAGGAGCCTATGGAGcaggacgaagaggaagacgaggatgatgaagacgacgacaagcCTGTGAGCATTAACTCAGATTCCGATGGtgaggagcaacagcagccgaaACCAAAAGTGAACGAGCCTGTGAAGAAGGATGAAGGGGCCAAGCCATCGGCGGGATTGATTGCCGGTGGAGTAGGTGTCCTCAatcccgccgccgccgccgcagccgccaacGGTGTCGTTCCTAACGCAgacaaccggcagcaacagaacgGTGACTGTGATGGAGATGTTACGATATTGAGTGACAAGGAGGAGGACTGTGTCGTCATAGAGGATGACGATATGGACGGAGAGgaggttgctggtggtgcatcaGCACCACAACTACCGCCTACTGCAACGACGCCACTTTCGCTCATCTCGTCGCGGCGAAGCAAAGCGAGACGATCGGCGATAGCACCTTCGTCGCCCATGGTCGCCATCACACCAGTCGGTATCGCAGCGGCccaacatcaacagcacagCTCTGGCCACCATGAATCGtcggatgatgaggatgatgatataCAAGAGATCATAGAGGATCCCCTTTCGACGCCGTCCATCCCAATGGCTCACTCGCGTAGCTCCGGCTCGTTATCCATGGGTAGTCCTATTGGTTCGGCCGGTGGTTTTACAGCAGCCGGTGCGTACAAACCCCAAAAGTCTCTGCTCATGAACAGCACGGCGGCCGCAGGTAAAGATCAGGCCCccaagctgctgctcattGACACGAACACtatcgatggtggtgccggcgcTGGTCGGTCAAcgatcggtgctgctggtgggctaACCGGAGCAGGCAACAGTGTATCGTTGCTAGCTAACTCGAAAACGCACAACAGCACAATTAGTGGCGGTTCCATGGCAACGGTCGGTATGTCGGCAGTGGGCCAAAATGTTCCCTTCAACGCCACAACCTTGGGTAATTCACGCAGCTTGCTGAACAGCGCTACCGGCGGTGGTACGGCCGGTGCATTCCAGAAAAATGCAGCACTTGCCCCGGTCACTCCCCTGTTACCGGCACTGACGGACGATATGTTCGTGCTGGAAGCACCCTCGTTCATCGTGCCGTACATCTACGAGAAACCACCGGTCGACAATCTGCGCGATATCGTGGACGATCTTGAGGCAAAGATTAAGGAAATGCGTAAAAAGCTGGAGGAAGAGACTGGtgcaagtggtggtggtagtgccgaACAGAAGGCTGCCGCAGCTGCTTCCGCAGCCGGGTCAGCGTTGGCGGCAGAGGATGCCAGCAAAAAGGATGCTGCAAGCGCTGCAGTGGATGCGAACGAAGCCGCCGAACAGAAGGATACCACGGATAGCAAGAAGCGGAAACGGCCCGtgaatgacgacgatgatgacgagtgGGACGAGCTGGATACGTCGACTGACGATGAGGCGTCGGACGAGGAGCAAAAGACGAAGGTACTGATCAAGGAGGCCAAGGCGGATATCGAAACGATCAAGGAGCACATCATATCACCCAGCGAGAAGGACGATAGTGGGTCCGGTGGAACCGGCAGTGGCGGAGTGGGCGGAGATGCTAGCAAAAAGTCGGAAAACTATTTCGAAAACCCACTCGGCAAGTTCTTCATGAACATTGGCATCAATCTGGTGCAGGAGTTTGTGCAGACGGATCTGCTACGGCAGCAAAAGCGAAAGCGTGATCGTGAGGGTAAACCGTCGCCGAGTACGCAGCTCGCGATCAACTCGCTGATGAAGAACCTGGAACAGAGCAAGGAGAACAACAAGCCGTACAAGTTCGAGATGAAGCGGTGCGAGTACTGTCCGTTCCGATCCGAGTCGGCGCTGGTGATGGCGCACCATTACGAGACACCGCACATGCGCAACTTCATCTACAAATGTAACTTCTGCTCGTACGAGACGAGGCCACCGCACGACATCCTCTATCACATGGAGGCGGTGCACAACATTAAGGGTCGCATGGAGAAGGCCCTGTCGTACCACCACTGTCCGAACTGCCCGTTCGAGGACAACGGCAAGTCGAAGCTGGCGCGGCACGCGGTCGCATGCGCTAAAAAGTTCCGGCCCGAGATTAATCTCAATCCACCGATGGACTGGGAACCACCAGCCAAGATACCGCGCATCAAACCGAAACACGGACTAGTCGGTACGGCAACGGCCTATCAG GCAATGACCGCCCAGCAACAGAAGAATCTTGCCCTTGCCAACCAACAGCGCATTAatcaggtgcagcagcaccaaacggTGCAGCATCtgacgcagcaacagcagcaacagcacctgaCCGCCcaccagctacagcaacagcagcaatcgctgcAATCATTGACCgctgcccagcagcagcagctagtgaaCGCCGGACTGAATAGCGTTAATCTGGCCAACCTATcgccagccgccgccgcccaaGCGGCCGCCCTACGTGGGCGCATGGTTGGTGGTAATATCGGGGCCGGTATCGGTGGCACCGGTATGACCGGTGGCCGTGCACCGTCCATCATTTCGTCACCGACAGGCATCTCGTCGGCCGGAACTACCGCTGGCATGCggggtgccggtggtggtggtctaggCAACGTTGGAGTCAATGCGGCAGCCGCGGCCGTCGCTGCTTCGGCCGCCCTACGCAACACACTGGTCGGTGCCGGAATGGTAATACCCAATAACCTCCAGCTGTCGGCATCGGCACTAGCTGCTGCCGCGGCCGCTGGTGGATTTACTAAATACGCGCCG AATGCTACCGGTATGAAGTCAACGAAGGCAGCTGCACAACCGCCCAGTATTTCGATTACCCCGCTACCGCGCCAATCGTCCTCAAACAACAGCAGTGCGGCCGCGGCAAACATGACGAATATTGCCGGTGCCCTGTCGAAGCTGCAGGCCCAAGGTACGTCTGCCGTAAAACCTGGCCAAAGcccaaccggtggtggcaAGACCGCGTTTGTGGTTTGCGAAATCTGCGACGGTTACATTAAGGATCTGGACCAGCTGCGCAACCACATGCAGTGGATACACAAAGTGAAG ATACATCCCAAGATGATCTACAATCGGCCACCGCTCAATTGCCAAAAGTGTCAGTATCGCTTCTTCACCGATCAGGGTCTCGAGCGCCATCTGCTCGGTTCGCACGGGCTCGTAACGAGCTCGATGCAGGAGGCAGCCAACAAGGGCAAGGATGCGGGCCGCTGTCCTGTGTGTGGAAGG GTGTACCAATGGAAGCTGTTAAACCACGTCTCGCGTGATCACAACATGACGCTAAAACCTGCCCACCTGTCGTACAAATGTACCGTCTGCACAGCCACCTTCGGCATGTACAAGCAGTTCGAGAGCCACGTCTACTCGGCGCACAGCACCGTCGCCAAGAAATCAGTCGACGGCAAGAGtaaaggaggtggtggtggtggtggtggtggtggtggtggtggtggtggaagcggaATGCAGCAAAGTGCTACGAACCTTTCGACCACAGGAGACCGCAGCGGTGCGACGTCTTCGCGCGGTGGCGGATCCAGTGGATTCGTCGGTAGTGGAGATTCGCTGCTGAAACCTCTCAAGATCAACGACGAAATTACGATCATCCCGCAGCCGAGCTCCAACAAAATAGTTAAAACGATCGACTTGGAAAGCCACATAATAG ATTAA